One region of Juglans microcarpa x Juglans regia isolate MS1-56 chromosome 7S, Jm3101_v1.0, whole genome shotgun sequence genomic DNA includes:
- the LOC121241194 gene encoding structure-specific endonuclease subunit slx1 isoform X2 — translation MVRLLSRTFRSLKHPYPDPNPSKSTSSPSQSCSSSSPTPRVSLDRLSSRSWCVYLILSTNAPIKTYVGVTTDFHRRLKQHNGELRGGAKASRAGRPWVCACVIRGYKDQSEACEFESKWKRFSRKLPRRRENKETPKHLDETSLHLLQHRQAALNRVKETRPD, via the exons ATGGTGAGGCTGCTGTCTAGGACATTCCGATCTCTTAAACACCCATACCCTGATCCTAACCCATCAAAATCAACGTCATCACCGTCACAATCATGCTCATCATCATCGCCAACACCAAGAGTATCTCTAGATAGATTGAGCTCAAGATCATGGTGCGTATACCTCATTCTCTCCACCAACGCCCCCATCAAAACCTACGTTGGGGTCACCACTGATTTCCATCGTCG TCTCAAACAACATAATGGTGAACTTAGAGGTGGTGCAAAAGCATCTCGGGCAGGAAGGCCATGGGTATGTGCATGCGTTATCCGGGGTTATAAGGATCAAAGCGAAG CTTGTGAGTTTGAATCAAAATGGAAAAGATTTTCGAGGAAATTGCCACGCAGAAGGGAAAACAAAGAAACTCCAAAGCATTTGGATGAGACATCACTTCACTTGTTGCAGCATAGGCAAGCAGCTCTGAATAGAGTTAAAG AAACCAGACCAGACTGA
- the LOC121241194 gene encoding structure-specific endonuclease subunit slx1 isoform X1, whose amino-acid sequence MVRLLSRTFRSLKHPYPDPNPSKSTSSPSQSCSSSSPTPRVSLDRLSSRSWCVYLILSTNAPIKTYVGVTTDFHRRLKQHNGELRGGAKASRAGRPWVCACVIRGYKDQSEACEFESKWKRFSRKLPRRRENKETPKHLDETSLHLLQHRQAALNRVKGLFDCRHLEIDWQLNPY is encoded by the exons ATGGTGAGGCTGCTGTCTAGGACATTCCGATCTCTTAAACACCCATACCCTGATCCTAACCCATCAAAATCAACGTCATCACCGTCACAATCATGCTCATCATCATCGCCAACACCAAGAGTATCTCTAGATAGATTGAGCTCAAGATCATGGTGCGTATACCTCATTCTCTCCACCAACGCCCCCATCAAAACCTACGTTGGGGTCACCACTGATTTCCATCGTCG TCTCAAACAACATAATGGTGAACTTAGAGGTGGTGCAAAAGCATCTCGGGCAGGAAGGCCATGGGTATGTGCATGCGTTATCCGGGGTTATAAGGATCAAAGCGAAG CTTGTGAGTTTGAATCAAAATGGAAAAGATTTTCGAGGAAATTGCCACGCAGAAGGGAAAACAAAGAAACTCCAAAGCATTTGGATGAGACATCACTTCACTTGTTGCAGCATAGGCAAGCAGCTCTGAATAGAGTTAAAGGTTTGTTTGATTGCCGTCACCTAGAAATTGACTGGCAATTGAATCCTTACTGA